A portion of the Sphingobacterium spiritivorum genome contains these proteins:
- the murG gene encoding undecaprenyldiphospho-muramoylpentapeptide beta-N-acetylglucosaminyltransferase: MAKKVIISGGGTGGHIFPAIAIANALLRLDPATEILFVGANGKMEMEKVPAAGYQIEGLDIVGINRQHLWKNIMLPFKLIRSLWQARKIIKKFKPDVAIGVGGFASGPLLMMANRMAIPTLLQEQNSYAGVTNKKLSVKAAKICVAFEGMEQFFPADKILLTGNPIRRASVNVEGKEQEALNAFGLDINKKTILVTGGSLGARTLNDCVKNSLDLLKANDVQVIWQCGGYYYDSLQEELKDTLPEQIKMTAFLQRMDYAYAAADCIIARSGAGTISELCVVGKPVIMVPSPNVAEDHQTKNALSLVNKKAAVLVRDAEAGEKLITTALQLLNDVERSAELSANIKKLALLDADDVIAKQVIEIAK; the protein is encoded by the coding sequence ATGGCAAAGAAAGTAATCATAAGCGGAGGCGGTACAGGAGGACATATCTTTCCTGCGATAGCGATAGCTAATGCTTTGTTGCGTCTTGATCCGGCTACAGAAATTCTGTTTGTCGGTGCAAATGGTAAAATGGAGATGGAGAAAGTGCCGGCTGCAGGGTATCAGATCGAGGGATTGGATATTGTAGGTATCAACCGTCAGCATCTCTGGAAAAATATTATGCTGCCTTTCAAATTGATACGCAGTCTGTGGCAGGCACGGAAAATTATAAAAAAATTCAAACCGGATGTAGCGATTGGTGTAGGAGGATTTGCTTCAGGACCACTGCTTATGATGGCTAATAGAATGGCGATCCCGACTTTGCTTCAGGAACAAAATTCGTATGCAGGAGTGACCAATAAAAAATTGAGTGTGAAGGCTGCGAAGATATGTGTCGCATTTGAAGGAATGGAACAATTTTTTCCGGCAGACAAAATATTGCTAACCGGTAATCCGATCAGACGAGCGTCTGTCAATGTTGAAGGTAAAGAACAGGAAGCATTGAATGCATTTGGTCTGGATATCAATAAAAAGACAATTCTTGTGACAGGAGGAAGTCTCGGAGCACGTACATTAAATGATTGTGTAAAAAATAGTCTGGACTTGTTGAAGGCTAATGATGTACAGGTCATCTGGCAATGTGGAGGATATTATTATGATAGCCTTCAGGAAGAATTAAAAGATACATTGCCTGAACAGATAAAAATGACTGCATTTCTGCAACGTATGGATTATGCCTATGCGGCAGCTGACTGTATTATTGCCAGATCCGGTGCAGGAACCATTTCTGAATTGTGTGTGGTTGGTAAGCCGGTTATTATGGTGCCTTCGCCCAACGTTGCAGAAGATCATCAGACCAAAAATGCGCTTTCGCTCGTGAATAAGAAAGCAGCAGTTCTGGTCAGAGACGCAGAAGCAGGAGAGAAATTAATAACAACTGCTCTTCAGTTATTGAATGATGTAGAGCGATCAGCAGAATTGAGTGCCAATATTAAAAAACTGGCATTGCTCGATGCAGATGATGTAATTGCAAAACAGGTTATTGAAATAGCAAAATAG
- the murC gene encoding UDP-N-acetylmuramate--L-alanine ligase: protein MNIDNIKRVYLIGIGGIGMSGLARYFHRLGCEVAGYDKTESDLTDTLVQEGIPVIYEDNTDAIPESFMHTGPDTLIIYTPAVPKELKIKNYLSNLGHELYKRSQVLGFISASRFTIAVAGTHGKTTTSTMIAHILKDSGYDCSAFLGGISSNYDSNVLFGSNNTVVVEADEYDRSFLTLHPNIAVVTSADADHLDIYGDESHLIESFSLFLDRVVEDGTRIVKTGLPFKGQISYSGKGEGDVYAENIHVREGEFYFDYVHPEGKISDIHLGIPGIHNVENAVAAITAARLLGIADAKIVNALSTFKGVKRRFEYIVRNPQTIYIDDYAHHPEELRAFISSMRKLYPTKKLTVVFQPHLFSRTRDFVDGFADVLAMADELLLMEIYPARELPIEGVTSTWLADKIKLDNKRVVSPQEVLTIIKEEKPELVVTVGAGDIDRLIKPLKAILDNAQ from the coding sequence ATGAATATCGATAATATAAAACGGGTTTATCTGATTGGCATCGGCGGTATAGGCATGAGTGGGTTGGCGCGCTATTTTCATCGGTTGGGATGTGAAGTGGCAGGCTATGATAAGACCGAATCCGATCTTACTGATACACTGGTACAGGAAGGAATTCCGGTCATCTATGAAGATAACACAGATGCTATTCCGGAATCATTTATGCATACCGGCCCGGACACTTTGATTATCTATACTCCGGCTGTTCCAAAAGAACTGAAGATCAAAAATTACCTCAGTAATCTTGGGCATGAGCTGTATAAGCGTTCACAGGTTTTAGGCTTTATCAGTGCCAGCCGGTTTACGATTGCGGTAGCTGGTACACATGGTAAGACTACTACTTCTACAATGATCGCGCATATTCTGAAAGATTCCGGATATGACTGTTCGGCGTTCCTTGGCGGAATTAGTTCTAACTATGATTCTAATGTGCTGTTTGGTTCGAATAATACAGTCGTTGTAGAGGCTGATGAGTACGACAGATCGTTTTTGACACTGCATCCGAATATTGCGGTTGTGACCTCAGCAGATGCTGATCACCTGGATATTTATGGAGACGAAAGCCATTTAATAGAATCCTTTTCCCTGTTTCTGGATCGTGTAGTTGAAGATGGGACACGTATAGTGAAAACCGGATTGCCGTTTAAAGGGCAGATCAGTTATTCAGGAAAAGGGGAAGGAGATGTGTATGCGGAAAATATACATGTCAGAGAGGGAGAATTTTACTTTGATTATGTGCATCCGGAGGGTAAGATAAGTGATATTCACTTAGGAATACCGGGGATTCACAATGTAGAAAATGCTGTAGCTGCAATTACAGCAGCACGGCTATTGGGTATTGCTGATGCAAAAATTGTAAACGCCCTGAGCACTTTCAAGGGAGTGAAACGCAGATTTGAATATATCGTTCGTAATCCGCAGACTATATACATTGATGATTATGCACATCATCCGGAAGAGTTAAGAGCATTTATTTCTTCGATGCGCAAATTATATCCGACGAAGAAGCTAACGGTTGTTTTTCAGCCTCACCTTTTTAGTCGTACCCGGGATTTTGTTGACGGCTTTGCTGACGTACTGGCGATGGCAGATGAGCTGTTGCTAATGGAGATATACCCGGCGAGAGAGTTGCCGATAGAAGGAGTTACATCCACATGGCTGGCGGATAAGATAAAATTAGACAACAAACGTGTAGTATCACCTCAGGAAGTATTAACTATTATCAAAGAGGAGAAACCGGAGCTGGTGGTAACAGTTGGAGCCGGAGATATTGATAGATTGATAAAACCATTAAAAGCAATATTGGACAATGCTCAATAA